In Nostoc sp. UHCC 0926, a single genomic region encodes these proteins:
- the psb35 gene encoding photosystem II assembly protein Psb35, with product MHLFMQTAAPGIDAAPHFPLAFTLVYVVGFIAAVTIGSIAWYNSKRPAGWESKERPDFVPKVDKEETPGLGEPKP from the coding sequence ATGCATTTATTTATGCAGACAGCAGCACCAGGCATAGATGCTGCTCCTCATTTTCCCTTGGCTTTTACCTTGGTGTATGTCGTTGGTTTTATTGCTGCTGTAACCATTGGTTCAATAGCTTGGTACAACTCAAAACGCCCCGCAGGTTGGGAAAGCAAAGAGCGTCCTGATTTTGTGCCTAAGGTTGATAAAGAAGAGACTCCGGGTCTGGGTGAACCGAAGCCATAA
- a CDS encoding tellurite resistance TerB family protein yields MVTPSNVKNLVKILIGAAWIDGRIQPEERQYLREIAQAKGLANDPEIKPWLYELVPVQPKECYDWVQEYLGDRPSLEDCENLIEAISGLIYSDGEVAVEEARLLTELQDIAKPHDSTQPVQTKLLKQIQKLYRRWVEVQN; encoded by the coding sequence ATGGTTACCCCTTCCAATGTGAAAAACTTAGTTAAAATCCTGATTGGAGCAGCCTGGATCGATGGCAGAATCCAGCCAGAAGAACGGCAATATCTGCGCGAAATAGCTCAAGCAAAGGGTTTGGCTAACGATCCAGAAATTAAACCTTGGCTGTACGAACTAGTTCCTGTACAACCAAAAGAGTGCTATGACTGGGTGCAGGAGTATTTAGGCGATCGCCCCAGCCTTGAAGATTGTGAAAACTTGATTGAAGCCATCAGTGGCTTAATTTATAGCGATGGTGAAGTTGCCGTTGAAGAAGCCAGACTCCTAACGGAATTGCAAGATATAGCCAAACCGCATGATTCAACTCAACCAGTTCAGACTAAACTTCTAAAACAAATTCAAAAGCTTTACCGCCGTTGGGTTGAAGTGCAAAACTAA
- the rsmB gene encoding 16S rRNA (cytosine(967)-C(5))-methyltransferase RsmB yields MTNPRQLAFIALRDVHKGAYADVALDRVLQKVNLADNDRRLVTELVYGSVRRQRTLDSLIDQLAKKKSHQQPQDLRTILHLGFYQLRYQERIPASAAVNTTVQLAKENGFSGLTGFVNGLLRQYIRLAEKIKGDPLQLPENLVERFDFSPDLENLSPNLSPKRGEALNSLPTLVGLGAGGLGLALTFPDDLNCQVERLGILYSFPNWIIQVWLEQLGLAQTEQLCEWMNQSPTIDLRINPLRTSIEEVEAALQSASILVRRIPHLPQALRLIGSTGSIQKLPGFKEGWWTVQDSSAQLVSHLLDPQPGEVVIDACAAPGGKTTHIAELMADKGKILACDRTPSRLRKLQENSQRLNLQSIQIYTGDSRHFAQFQNTADRVLLDAPCSGLGTMHRHADARWRQTPESVRELSLLQKELITHTSTFVKPGGVLVYATCTLHPAENEQVILAFLAESPDWQIESPSGFEFPDSARTMPQGWFKVWPHRQDMDGFFMVRLRKTNNSE; encoded by the coding sequence ATGACAAACCCCCGTCAACTAGCTTTTATCGCCCTGCGAGATGTTCATAAGGGGGCTTATGCTGATGTTGCCCTTGATAGAGTCCTGCAAAAAGTTAATTTGGCTGATAACGATCGCCGCTTGGTGACAGAATTGGTTTATGGGAGCGTCAGAAGGCAGCGTACTCTTGATAGTCTCATTGATCAACTCGCTAAAAAGAAATCTCATCAACAACCACAAGACCTCCGCACTATCTTACATCTGGGCTTCTACCAACTGCGGTATCAAGAGCGTATTCCCGCCTCAGCTGCTGTTAATACCACCGTCCAACTCGCTAAAGAAAACGGTTTTTCTGGACTCACAGGTTTTGTTAATGGTCTATTACGCCAGTACATCCGCCTTGCAGAAAAGATAAAGGGAGATCCGTTACAACTTCCAGAAAACCTAGTGGAACGCTTTGACTTTTCACCCGATCTGGAAAACCTCTCTCCAAACCTCTCCCCTAAAAGGGGAGAGGCTTTGAATTCTCTCCCAACCCTTGTGGGGTTGGGGGCTGGGGGGTTAGGTTTGGCGTTAACTTTTCCAGATGACCTGAATTGTCAGGTGGAACGCTTGGGTATTTTATACAGCTTTCCTAACTGGATTATTCAAGTTTGGTTAGAACAATTGGGTTTGGCCCAGACAGAACAATTATGTGAATGGATGAACCAATCACCAACAATTGACTTGCGTATCAACCCCCTTCGCACTTCAATTGAGGAAGTTGAGGCGGCTTTGCAATCTGCTAGTATTTTGGTGAGACGGATTCCTCATTTACCCCAAGCTTTACGATTAATTGGTAGTACTGGATCAATTCAAAAACTACCTGGTTTCAAAGAGGGTTGGTGGACTGTACAAGATAGTAGTGCCCAATTGGTAAGTCATTTGCTCGACCCCCAACCAGGTGAGGTGGTAATTGATGCCTGTGCTGCACCAGGGGGTAAAACAACCCACATTGCTGAATTAATGGCAGATAAAGGGAAAATTTTGGCTTGCGATCGCACTCCTTCTCGTCTTCGCAAACTCCAAGAAAATTCTCAACGGCTGAATTTACAATCTATTCAAATTTACACTGGTGACAGTCGTCATTTTGCCCAATTTCAAAACACCGCAGACCGCGTATTACTGGATGCTCCATGTTCTGGTTTGGGAACCATGCACCGTCATGCTGATGCTCGTTGGCGACAGACACCAGAATCTGTCCGAGAACTTTCGCTGCTGCAAAAAGAACTCATAACACATACATCTACTTTTGTCAAACCTGGTGGTGTACTAGTTTATGCTACCTGTACATTGCATCCAGCAGAAAATGAACAAGTGATTTTGGCATTTTTAGCTGAGTCACCTGATTGGCAAATTGAGTCTCCCAGCGGCTTTGAGTTCCCTGATTCTGCCCGTACCATGCCTCAAGGTTGGTTTAAAGTCTGGCCCCATCGACAGGACATGGATGGCTTTTTTATGGTGCGCTTAAGAAAAACCAATAATTCCGAGTGA
- a CDS encoding glycoside hydrolase 100 family protein, with translation MHLNELETTENLKEVEAAWQALEKSILYYQGRPVGTVAAYDASVAALNYDQCFVRDFVSAGLIFLIKGRTDIVRNFLEETLKLQPKEKALDAYKPGRGLIPASFKVVSENGQEYLEADFGEHAIARVTPVDSCLWWIILLRAYVVATEDFSLVYQPEFQNGIRLIMEICLANRFDMYPTLLVPDGACMIDRRMGIYGHPLELQVLFYTALRASRELLICQGNSDIVAAIDNRLPLLCAHIRQHYWIDINRLNAIYHFKSEEYGKGAVNLFNIYVDSVPYYELDKWLSKKGGYLAGNVGPSQLDTRFFSLGNLMAIISDLATEEQSQAIMTLIEERWEDLVGDMPMKICFPALEHEEYRIVTGCDPKNIPWSYHNAGSWPVLMWMLAAAAMKTNKISLAQKAIETAQGRLSTDEWPEYYDGKKGRLIGKQARKYQTWTITGFLLAKELMANPTYLPLISFGKLPAEQVSRACELEIASVDPYMTR, from the coding sequence ATGCACCTAAACGAATTGGAAACTACTGAAAATTTAAAAGAAGTGGAAGCAGCGTGGCAAGCACTAGAAAAATCAATTCTCTACTATCAAGGCCGCCCTGTTGGTACAGTAGCCGCTTATGATGCATCTGTAGCGGCGCTCAATTATGACCAGTGCTTTGTTAGGGATTTTGTCTCTGCCGGTCTAATTTTTCTGATCAAAGGTAGAACAGATATTGTTCGCAATTTCTTAGAAGAAACCTTAAAGTTACAGCCTAAAGAAAAGGCATTAGACGCCTATAAGCCGGGACGAGGATTAATACCAGCTAGCTTTAAAGTTGTATCAGAAAACGGGCAAGAATATTTAGAAGCAGACTTTGGTGAACATGCGATCGCTAGAGTTACACCTGTAGATTCTTGCCTATGGTGGATTATTTTGTTGCGTGCTTATGTAGTCGCCACAGAAGATTTTTCTCTAGTCTATCAACCTGAATTCCAAAACGGAATCAGGTTAATCATGGAAATCTGCTTGGCGAATCGTTTTGATATGTACCCAACGCTGTTGGTTCCAGATGGTGCTTGTATGATTGACCGTCGGATGGGCATTTATGGGCATCCTCTTGAACTACAAGTTCTTTTTTACACGGCATTGCGTGCATCTCGTGAACTGCTAATTTGTCAAGGAAATTCCGATATTGTTGCAGCCATTGATAACCGTTTGCCTCTTTTATGTGCTCATATTCGCCAGCATTATTGGATAGATATTAATCGCCTGAATGCAATTTATCACTTCAAAAGTGAAGAATATGGCAAGGGTGCTGTTAATTTGTTCAACATATATGTAGATTCTGTTCCCTATTATGAATTAGATAAGTGGCTGTCAAAAAAAGGTGGTTATCTAGCAGGTAATGTTGGGCCCTCGCAGCTAGATACTCGCTTCTTTTCACTGGGAAACTTAATGGCAATTATTTCAGACTTAGCCACCGAAGAACAGTCACAAGCAATTATGACTCTCATCGAGGAACGATGGGAAGATTTGGTGGGAGATATGCCAATGAAAATTTGTTTCCCAGCTTTGGAACATGAAGAATACAGAATTGTAACTGGATGTGATCCAAAAAATATCCCCTGGTCGTATCATAATGCTGGTAGTTGGCCAGTCTTAATGTGGATGTTGGCAGCTGCGGCTATGAAAACTAACAAAATAAGTCTTGCACAAAAGGCTATTGAAACTGCCCAAGGACGGCTCAGTACAGATGAATGGCCAGAGTATTACGACGGTAAGAAAGGGCGACTGATTGGGAAACAAGCTAGGAAATATCAAACTTGGACAATTACTGGGTTCTTATTAGCAAAAGAACTGATGGCAAACCCCACTTATTTGCCGTTAATCAGCTTTGGGAAATTACCAGCAGAACAGGTTTCTAGAGCATGTGAGTTAGAAATCGCCAGTGTAGATCCGTATATGACTCGATAG